The Brockia lithotrophica region TTGAGTCGCGCGCGTCTGCCAATTCCGCCACACCGGCAAACGTGGCGCGCCCGGAGGGACTCGAACCCCCAGCCTTCTGATCCGTAGTCAGATGCTCTCTCCAATTGAGCTACGGGCGCACGGACGACACGTCGTTCCCGCGTCTCCCCGGAGATGCCTTGACTTTCTTCCTGATTTTCTTCCCGGTGGTGCCGGGGACCGGACTTGAACCGGCACGGTAGGCTCCTACCCCAGGATTTTAAGTCCCGTGCGTCTACCTGTTCCGCCACCCCGGCAGCCGTGGTGCCGGCGAGAGGACTCGAACCTCCAGCCTGCCGCTTACAAGGCGGCTGCTCTACCGATTGAGCTACACCGGCGCCGTCTTTTACGCTCCGATTTTGCCGCGCGGGCGCGAGATGGTGGCTCGGGACGGAATCGAACCGCCGACACGAGGATTTTCAGTCCTCTGCTCTACCGACTGAGCTACCGAGCCGTAAGGTTGGCGGTGCTGACGGGACTTGAACCCGCGATCTCCGGTGTGACAGACCGGTGTGTTAACCCCTACACCACAGCACCGCGATAGATACATCTTTGGTAGCGGGGGCAGGATTTGAACCTGCGACCTTCGGGTTATGAGCCCGACGAGCTACCGAGCTGCTCCACCCCGCGGTATGGTGGACGATGGAGGATTCGAACCTCCGACCTCTTGCGTGTGAAGCAAGCGCTCTCCCGCCTGAGCTAATCGTCCACGTGCGCCACGGTTTAAGAAATGGCCCCTCGGGGAATCGAACCCCGAACATCCTCTTGGTTGGGGCATAGGATGGCGGATAGGGTGGGATTCGAACCCACGGTACGGCTTTTGGCCGTACACACGATTTCCAATCGTGCCCCTTCGACCACTCGGGCACCTATCCGTTGGCTCCGCAGGCAGGATTCGAACCTGCAACCCTCCGGTTAACAGCCGGATGCTCTACCGTTGAGCTACTGCGGAATGCGACTTCGGAACGGCACGTTTAATCATACCACGGACGAGAGGCTTCCGCAAGAGGGAGGCCTCCCTTTCTCGCGCGAACCCGTGTCTGAAGCACTCCGAAAGGAAATGAAAGCGCCGGTTTGCTAAGCTTACACGTGGAGACTACCACGCAGGTAAGGGTGGGATCGTCCATGTTGGACCCTCACGCTCGCGAAGCGGAAACGCGGCCTTCCGCGGACGTGCACTCCTCTGAACCGCGCGTCCTCATCGTCACGGAAAAGACCTTAGGGGAGGGACACCGAAGCGCCGCGCGCGCCCTCGCCGAGGCGTTCCGCCGTCTCGTACCCGGCCTCTCCCCCGTCGTCGCCACGACGCTCCCCGCCCACGTCGAGTGGGTGTTCAACGCCGTGTACGGTCACACCCTGACGAAAAACCCCGCCCTCTGGGGGGCGGCATACGATACGGAGCTTTGGACCGGTCCCATCGTGAAACCGATCGTCTCCAACCCGATGCGCCGAAACGCCCGACACCTCGTAGCCCGTTACAAGCCGCACATCGTCCTCTCCACGCACGCCCTCCCGGTGCACGCCTTTGCCCGCATGCGCAAGCGCGGGGCGCCCTACGTCCTCGGTGTGGCAATCACCGATTTCGGGGGAAACAGCTTCTGGACGGATAGATACGTGGACGCCTTCTTCGTCGCCAACGAAGAAACCGGACGCCGTATTGCCGCCCGTTACCGCCTACCCGAAGAGCGCTTCGTTCCCACGGGGATCCCGATTCATCCCGTCTTTGCGGCGGGGGAGGAAGAAAGGCGGCGGCGGCGGGAAGAGAAGAGGCGGGAACTCGGGATCGGAGAAGAACCCCTCATCCTCCTCTTCGGCGGCGGCGAAGGGCTGTTCGACTTCCCTTCGCTCATTCACGCCCTCGACAAACTCGCGCTGCCGTTTTCCCTCCTCGTGCTCACCGGACGCAATACCTACCTCCGGGAAACCCTCCGGACCTTGCGCGGATCTCTGCGCCACAAGCTACTCCCCTACGGTTTCCTCGAGGATCCGCAGGAGATCTTTGACATCTACCTTGCCGGAGACCTCCTGATCAGCAAGGCCGGAGGGCTCACCGTATCCGAGGCGCTTGCCGTAGGGCTTCCGATGGTCCTGCACCGCCCGATCCCCGGACAGGAGTCGCGCAACACGGACTACCTCCTGGAAAAGGAGGCCGCCCTCTACGCCCCAAGGGCGGATATCCTCCTGCGCACGGTCGAATTTCTCCTTCGGGAACCCGAACGCCGACGAGAGCTCGCCGAACGGGCGCGCGCCCTCGGAAAGCCGGACGCGGCGCTGCGCATTGCCCGTCACATGCTCGCCCTGTACGCCGAATCTCGAAAGCCCGCCCAGACGTCCCCCTGACGACCTACAGTTCTTCCTCTCCGCGCTTGCGCCGCAGGGGTACAACCCCTTTGCGCTGGCATTCCGGGCAGATTCCGTAAATCACGAGCTTGTGGTCGAGGACCCGATAGCCCAGACGGCGGGCGGCCTCGTCCTCCACTTCGACGTAGGGCGTGTAGGGTAGGTCTTCCACCTTACCGCAGTCTACGCACACGACGTGGTAGTGGTCTTCCGGATTGGCGTCGTAGCGGCTCGCCTGGTCCCCGAAGGTGAGCTCCTGGATGATCCCGGCTTCCTTAAAGACTTTGAGGTTGTTGTACACGGTCGCCACGCTCATGCTTGGGTACTCGGAAGCCAGCGCCTGGTAAATTTCTTCGGCCGTCGGATGCTCGTGGTGGGTGTAGAGGTAATTCAAGATGGCGTAACGCTGCGGCGTCATCCGCACACCGAGCGAGCGCAACCGCTCCACAGCGCGTTCCACGGCGAGAACGTGTCCCCTTTGGCCGTACGCTTCGCCTGCCCCTGCCGTCGCCTCGTCTCCGTCTGCGGGCCCCGCTTCCCCAGCGCGCCCGTTCTTCGGCGACTCCGCGGTTTCCCAAACTTCCGTCTGGAAGACTTCCGCAGTCTCGTGCTCCGTCTTTCGCATCCCGTTCGCCCCCTTGCTCCCCAGCCGGAATGGACGTCTGCGCGTTCGGATGAGTCATATGAGAATGAAAACCTCTATCACTACAAGGTTAAAGAAAAAACACTTCTCGCTTCTTCTAGGATACGCCGCCTGCGGCGGCGTGTCAAGGGGAAAGGAAGAAAACCTTGCCGACGGACTACGGCGCCGAAAGGTCGGCCGTGCCCCGGGCCGGTCGAACTTCGCCGCTCCGCCAGGCGCGGCACGCCGGACGCAGGGGACAAATGTGGCACTTTGGAAATCTTGCGTGGCACACTCTCCGGCCGTGCCAGATCAGGGCATGGTGGAGGACGATCCACAGGCGTTTGGGCACGATTCGCGTGATCTCCCGTTCGATGACCCCGGGGTTCGCGGAGGTCGTGA contains the following coding sequences:
- a CDS encoding Monogalactosyldiacylglycerol synthase encodes the protein MLDPHAREAETRPSADVHSSEPRVLIVTEKTLGEGHRSAARALAEAFRRLVPGLSPVVATTLPAHVEWVFNAVYGHTLTKNPALWGAAYDTELWTGPIVKPIVSNPMRRNARHLVARYKPHIVLSTHALPVHAFARMRKRGAPYVLGVAITDFGGNSFWTDRYVDAFFVANEETGRRIAARYRLPEERFVPTGIPIHPVFAAGEEERRRRREEKRRELGIGEEPLILLFGGGEGLFDFPSLIHALDKLALPFSLLVLTGRNTYLRETLRTLRGSLRHKLLPYGFLEDPQEIFDIYLAGDLLISKAGGLTVSEALAVGLPMVLHRPIPGQESRNTDYLLEKEAALYAPRADILLRTVEFLLREPERRRELAERARALGKPDAALRIARHMLALYAESRKPAQTSP
- a CDS encoding Peroxide stress regulator PerR, FUR family; translated protein: MRKTEHETAEVFQTEVWETAESPKNGRAGEAGPADGDEATAGAGEAYGQRGHVLAVERAVERLRSLGVRMTPQRYAILNYLYTHHEHPTAEEIYQALASEYPSMSVATVYNNLKVFKEAGIIQELTFGDQASRYDANPEDHYHVVCVDCGKVEDLPYTPYVEVEDEAARRLGYRVLDHKLVIYGICPECQRKGVVPLRRKRGEEEL